In a single window of the Limnohabitans sp. 2KL-27 genome:
- a CDS encoding CoA pyrophosphatase, whose protein sequence is MPSVSSPLSFDPRNVPVWRIDHDMPAVPSAHLLPDALRARFEQPPAWQPEVERETSFSKREPASAAVLVPIVMRGPDFSQSTVLLTQRANHMSTHSGQIAFPGGKVDPQDASRHATALREAHEEVGLDPCHVQVIGELPVYVTGTSFWVTPVIGLVTPGFELRPNADEVQDVFEVPLDFLMNPANHRRHTVEWQGAKRQWFSMPYQEPRMTPSGDRDLVERFIWGATAAMLRNFYRFLVVNPSP, encoded by the coding sequence ATGCCCTCTGTGTCCAGTCCTTTGTCTTTTGATCCCCGCAATGTCCCGGTTTGGCGCATCGATCACGATATGCCCGCGGTGCCGTCGGCCCATTTGTTGCCCGATGCCCTTCGAGCCCGGTTTGAGCAGCCTCCCGCCTGGCAACCCGAAGTCGAGCGGGAAACCTCCTTTTCCAAACGCGAGCCAGCTTCCGCAGCGGTGCTGGTGCCGATCGTCATGCGTGGGCCCGATTTTTCACAGTCGACCGTATTGCTGACCCAGCGAGCCAATCACATGTCGACGCACTCAGGCCAAATCGCCTTTCCTGGCGGCAAAGTCGACCCGCAGGACGCCAGCCGGCATGCCACGGCACTGCGAGAGGCCCACGAGGAGGTGGGCCTGGACCCCTGCCACGTGCAAGTCATTGGCGAATTACCGGTGTATGTCACCGGCACCTCGTTTTGGGTCACCCCTGTCATAGGGCTGGTCACACCGGGATTTGAGCTGAGACCCAACGCGGATGAGGTGCAGGACGTCTTTGAAGTACCGCTCGATTTCTTGATGAATCCAGCCAACCACCGTCGCCATACCGTGGAGTGGCAAGGTGCCAAGCGACAATGGTTTTCCATGCCGTACCAAGAGCCCCGTATGACGCCCAGCGGTGACCGCGACTTGGTCGAGCGTTTCATCTGGGGGGCGACAGCCGCTATGCTTCGTAACTTCTATCGTTTTTTGGTCGTCAACCCCTCCCCATGA
- a CDS encoding class 1 fructose-bisphosphatase: protein MSSKISLSRYLVEQQRDKGHIPADLRLLLEVVARACKSISHAVNKGALGGVLGSAESENVQGEVQKKLDIIANEVLLEANEWGGHLAAMASEEMDSIYLVPNRYPQGEYLLMFDPLDGSSNIDVNVSIGTIFSVLKKADDNQGVTEQDFLQPGKQQVAAGYCVYGPQTTLVLTVGDGVAMFTLDREQGSFVLTHENVQVPADTQEFAINMSNMRHWDEPVRRYIDECLQGKEGPRGKDFNMRWIASMVADVHRILTRGGVFMYPWDKREPHKPGKLRLLYEANPMSWLIEQAGGAATNGKERILDLQPSQLHERVSVVLGSKNEVDRVTQYHAKV from the coding sequence ATGAGCAGCAAAATTTCCCTCTCCCGCTATTTGGTGGAGCAGCAACGCGACAAAGGGCATATCCCGGCCGATTTGCGTCTGCTGCTCGAGGTGGTGGCCCGCGCGTGCAAAAGCATCAGCCATGCCGTGAACAAAGGCGCACTGGGGGGGGTTCTGGGCAGTGCCGAGAGCGAAAACGTGCAAGGCGAGGTGCAAAAGAAGCTCGACATCATTGCCAACGAAGTCTTGCTCGAAGCCAACGAATGGGGTGGCCACCTGGCGGCCATGGCCAGCGAGGAAATGGACAGCATTTACCTGGTGCCCAACCGCTACCCGCAAGGCGAATACCTGCTGATGTTCGATCCGCTGGACGGCTCGTCCAACATCGATGTCAACGTCAGCATCGGCACGATTTTCAGCGTGCTGAAAAAAGCCGACGACAACCAGGGTGTGACCGAACAAGACTTCTTGCAACCGGGCAAACAACAAGTGGCCGCGGGTTATTGCGTCTACGGCCCGCAAACCACGCTGGTGCTCACCGTGGGCGATGGCGTGGCCATGTTCACCCTGGACCGCGAACAAGGGTCATTCGTGTTGACGCACGAAAACGTGCAAGTGCCTGCGGACACCCAAGAATTTGCCATCAACATGAGCAATATGCGCCACTGGGACGAACCCGTGAGGCGCTACATCGACGAATGCCTGCAAGGCAAGGAAGGCCCGCGCGGCAAGGACTTCAACATGCGCTGGATCGCCTCTATGGTGGCCGATGTGCACCGCATCCTGACCCGCGGCGGCGTGTTCATGTACCCCTGGGACAAGCGGGAACCGCACAAACCCGGCAAATTGCGCCTGCTGTATGAAGCCAACCCCATGAGCTGGCTGATCGAGCAAGCCGGTGGCGCTGCCACCAATGGCAAAGAGCGCATTCTCGATTTGCAACCCAGCCAACTGCATGAGCGCGTGAGCGTGGTGCTGGGCTCTAAAAACGAGGTCGATCGCGTGACCCAATACCACGCCAAGGTTTAA
- a CDS encoding NYN domain-containing protein, with the protein MKRDYFSQNNPSDRRSGEHRSGTCMALIDGRFLIWMAQQGALGTTGESVNRQGLLNLLSQALAHAGLDVDLRRIYWYSDRSDGLIIDDQIVRLVQTHDADGGASLLRSLGHDLQQLAQHHACDHVLVASDDERFLATIDEAQLSGLSVHLLADESARNMPQMVRTDPGWARLLAQADRRVVVNSQALADMLQGKLPTGMGLAVEDVEELRKSMHEVITAWWADEPEDLREDLRDALQVSRGIPQEVDRQLLLRMRQRLARALSLPEKKMLRETLRAVVAEPAAAAALVPAGDGFPPDNDE; encoded by the coding sequence ATGAAGCGTGACTATTTTTCTCAAAACAACCCTTCTGATCGCCGTTCTGGTGAACACCGGTCTGGCACCTGCATGGCGCTGATCGATGGCCGTTTCCTGATCTGGATGGCCCAGCAAGGCGCTTTGGGGACCACGGGCGAGTCGGTCAATCGCCAGGGCTTGCTCAATTTGTTGTCGCAAGCGTTGGCGCATGCCGGCTTGGACGTCGATTTGCGCCGCATTTATTGGTACAGCGACCGCTCTGACGGTCTGATCATCGACGACCAAATCGTGCGCTTGGTACAAACCCACGATGCCGACGGTGGGGCTTCTTTGCTGCGGTCATTGGGCCATGACCTCCAGCAATTGGCCCAGCACCATGCCTGCGACCATGTGCTGGTGGCCAGCGACGACGAACGCTTTTTGGCCACCATCGACGAGGCCCAGTTGAGCGGCCTGAGCGTTCACCTGCTGGCCGATGAATCGGCCCGCAACATGCCCCAAATGGTGCGGACCGATCCGGGTTGGGCGCGTTTGCTGGCTCAGGCCGACCGCCGTGTGGTGGTCAATTCCCAGGCTTTGGCCGACATGCTCCAAGGCAAGTTGCCGACCGGCATGGGTCTGGCTGTGGAAGATGTGGAAGAGCTGCGCAAGTCGATGCACGAGGTCATCACCGCTTGGTGGGCGGATGAGCCCGAAGATTTGCGCGAAGACCTGCGCGATGCGCTGCAAGTCAGCCGTGGCATCCCTCAGGAAGTCGATCGTCAACTCTTGCTGCGCATGCGCCAGCGCTTGGCACGCGCCTTGAGCTTGCCCGAAAAGAAAATGCTGCGCGAAACCTTGCGTGCCGTGGTGGCCGAGCCTGCTGCGGCTGCAGCGCTTGTGCCTGCTGGCGATGGCTTTCCGCCAGACAACGACGAATGA